One window of Helicobacter winghamensis ATCC BAA-430 genomic DNA carries:
- a CDS encoding trimeric intracellular cation channel family protein, producing MLLTSLYIIGITAEGMTGALAAGRHNMDWFGVVFIACVTAIGGGSIRDVLFGHYPLTWVAHPEYLVIICIAALLTTRIPYFVARFERTFLVLDALGLAVFSVIGARIGLDLHPSGSMAVAGAIITGVFGGILRDIFCARIPLVFQKELYASISLLIGSLYVACNYASKHYFPLDENTIIIACLTIGFIIRLVAIRYHLGLPTFKFNPKN from the coding sequence ATGCTACTCACAAGCTTGTATATTATTGGAATCACAGCAGAAGGAATGACAGGTGCACTTGCAGCAGGCAGGCATAATATGGACTGGTTTGGCGTGGTATTTATCGCGTGTGTAACGGCAATTGGAGGAGGTTCTATCCGTGATGTTCTCTTTGGGCATTATCCACTCACTTGGGTGGCACACCCAGAATATCTAGTTATTATCTGTATTGCAGCTCTTCTAACAACAAGAATTCCATATTTTGTGGCACGCTTTGAGCGCACTTTTTTAGTACTTGATGCACTTGGGCTTGCTGTTTTTAGTGTAATTGGAGCACGCATTGGGCTAGACTTGCATCCTAGTGGCTCAATGGCAGTTGCCGGCGCAATTATTACAGGAGTATTTGGAGGGATTTTAAGGGATATATTTTGCGCTAGGATTCCACTTGTGTTCCAAAAAGAGCTTTATGCAAGTATTTCTTTATTAATAGGAAGCTTATATGTAGCTTGCAATTATGCAAGCAAACACTATTTTCCCTTGGATGAAAACACAATCATTATTGCGTGCTTAACCATAGGTTTTATCATTCGTCTAGTAGCAATCCGCTATCACTTAGGATTGCCCACTTTTAAGTTTAATCCCAAAAACTAA